The proteins below come from a single Mugil cephalus isolate CIBA_MC_2020 chromosome 7, CIBA_Mcephalus_1.1, whole genome shotgun sequence genomic window:
- the LOC125011004 gene encoding zinc finger protein 239-like, whose amino-acid sequence MRKKKHDPQHIQKEEVLTDHHLCNQERNSSLDQEEPAPPQIKEEEEEPCSSQHGEQFVAATPETPDQEGNKHQDSGSTTNAEMNPKKRRHRRRDPNHSNNVNNSPISESQWDSDTGKKSVTCDVCGKAFKNNSELKKHHRFHTGEKPYSCGTCGKTFSQSCSLTVHMRTHTGEKPYLCNICGKRFSDLSALTKHMTIHSGEKPYCCNFCEKTFSNSSNLNVHTRTHTGEKSYSCKMCGKSFSQSSNLNLHLRTHTGERPYVCKTCGKRFISSKYLTSHMRTHTGERPFCCETCGKSFRQNSALIVHIRTHKSEKPYSCEICGKSFSQRGNLNNHTKRHTSEKSSS is encoded by the exons atgaggaagaaaaaacacg ACCCACAACACATCCAGAAGGAGGAGgttctgactgatcatcatctctgtaaccaggagaggaactccagtctggaccaggaggaaccagcacctccacagattaaagaggaagaggaggaacccTGCAGCAGTCAGCATGGAGAGCAGTTTGTTGCTGCTACACCTGAGACCCCAGATcaggaaggaaacaaacatCAAGACTCAGGATCAACTACAAATGCAGAGATGAATCCAAAGAAGAGACGCCACAGAAGAAGAGACCCAAATCACAGTAACAATGTTAACAACTCTCCCATTTCAGAGAGTCAGTGGGATTCTGACACAGGTAAAAAGTCTGTAACATGTGACGTCTGTGGAAAAGCCTTCAAGAACAACTCAGAATTGAAGAAGCATCACAGatttcacacaggtgagaagccgtactCTTGTGGAACATGTGGAAAAACCTTCAGTCAAAGTTGTAGTTTAACGGTCCACATGAGAAcgcacacaggtgagaagccgtaccTCTGTAATATCTGTGGGAAGCGCTTTTCAGATTTGTCTGCATTAACAAAGCACATGACAATCCACTCGGGTGAGAAGCCGTATTGTTGCAACTTCTGTGAGAAAACTTTCAGCAACAGTAGTAACTTAAATGTCCACACGAGAACGCACACAGGTGAAAAGTCGTATTCCTGCAAAATGTGTGGGAAAAGTTTCAGTCAAAGTAGTAATTTAAACCTGCACTTAAGGACTCACACGGGCGAGAGACCATATGTTtgcaaaacatgtgggaaaCGATTCATTTCCAGTAAGTATCTGACTTcacacatgaggactcacacaggtgagaggccATTTTGTTGCGAGACGTGTGGTAAGAGTTTCAGGCAAAATAGTGCTTTGATTGTCCACATTAGAACTCACAAAAGTGAGAAGCCGTATTCTTGTGAAATATGTGGAAAATCCTTCAGTCAAAGGGGTAATTTGAACAATCACACGAAAAGGCACACAAGTGAGAAATCATCCTCCTGA
- the LOC125010982 gene encoding zinc finger protein OZF-like — protein sequence MKEEQEEPESPRIKEEQEELCSIQWEEHLVLNQETDSLMETPTDEESEHSEPEPNSDQDISHNSTRYAKRYPKKGRHRDISHSINVGNSPISESQCDTNDGKKSVMCDVCGKTFKNKSNMKRHYRIHTGENYCCKICDKVFGRSSNLTVHMRSHTGERPYPCITCGKSFTVHRNLISHIRSHTGERPFLCEICGKRFTTSSSFGKHITIHSGEKPFSCKTCGKRFSQSSILTKHMRTHTGEKPYTCTTCGKTFSLGHNLNIHMRRHTGEKPYPCKTCGKAFSQRPNLVIHMKSHTGEKPYPCTICGKTFSQRPNLDIHMRTHTGEKPHCCDTCGKTFSQSSALTRHMRTHTGEKPHSCDMCGKAFSLSTTLTFHMRTHTGEKPYPCTTCDKSFSRRMYLTLHMRTHTGEKPHFCTACGKTFSQSTTLTRHMRTHTGEESSP from the coding sequence atgaaagaggaacaggaggaaccagaatcTCCAcggattaaagaggaacaggaggaactctGCAGCATTCAGTGGGAAGAACATCTTGTATTGAACCAGGAGACTGATTCCTTGATGGAGACTCCTACTGATGAGGAAAGTGAGCacagtgaaccagaaccaaacagtgACCAGGACATCTCTCACAACTCTACTAGATATGCAAAACGGTATCCAAAGAAGGGACGTCATAGAGACATAAGCCACAGTATCAATGTAGGCAACTCTCCCATTTCAGAAAGTCAGTGTGATACTAATGACGGTAAAAAGTCTGTAATGTGTGACGTCTGTGGAAAAACCTTTAAGAATAAGTCCAATATGAAGAGACATTACAGAATCCACACAGGTGAAAATTATTGTTGCAAAATATGCGACAAAGTCTTCGGTCGTAGCAGTAATTTGACTGTCCACATGAGGagtcacacaggtgagaggccGTATCCTTGCATAACATGTGGGAAAAGTTTCACGGTGCATCgtaatttaatttcacacatcaggtctcacacaggtgagaggccGTTCCTTTGTGAAATATGCGGTAAACGATTTACTACTTCGTCATCATTTGGAAAGCATATAACAATCCACTCAGGTGAAAAGCCGTTCTCTTGCAAGACATGTGGAAAACGTTTCAGTCAAAGTAGTATTTTGACTaagcacatgaggactcacacaggtgagaagccgtataCTTGCACAACATGTGGGAAAACTTTCAGTCTAGGCCATAATTTAAATATCCACATGAGAcgtcacacaggtgagaagccatatccTTGCAAAACGTGCGGGAAAGCCTTCAGTCAAAGACCTAATTTAGTTATTCACATGAAGagtcacacaggtgagaaaccctATCCTTGTACAAtatgtggtaaaacctttaGTCAAAGACCAAATTTAGATATCCACATGAGGACGCACACTGGTGAGAAACCACAttgttgtgacacatgtgggaAAACCTTCAGTCAGAGTAGTGCTTTAACTAGGCatatgaggactcacacaggtgagaaaccacACTCTTGTGACATGTGCGGTAAAGCCTTCAGCCTTAGTACCACTTTAACATttcacatgaggactcacacaggtgagaagccgtaccCTTGCACAACATGTGATAAAAGTTTCAGCCGAAGAATGTATCTGACTctccacatgaggactcacacggGTGAGAAACCGCACTTTTGTACcgcatgtggtaaaaccttcagtCAAAGTACTACTTTAACAAGGCATATGAGGACTCACACGGGCGAGGAGTCATCCCCCTGA
- the LOC125010971 gene encoding zinc finger protein 501-like, translating to MSSSESLRELIIERLTAAAEEIFGLFERTVVQYEQEIDRQRRLLDITWKPEIKLHRIDVPQQHVCTEEEVLTEDQLCDQERNSSLEQEEPETPQIKEEYEEPEPPQIKEEQEELSCNIQQEEHLVLKQETDSFMETTTDEESEHSEPEPNNDQLLCHNSAIPDSPDQVAGQHEDSGSTTNAGMNPKKRCHRDTSHSNDVDNSPISESQCDTDTGKKSRTCDICGKVFQYESVLKMHYRTHTGEKPHCGKSFTLHHGLILHTKTHTGERPYLCTSSSIRNHVTIQSGDKPFSCKTCGKTFSQCSHLTWHTRTHAAKKPYCCDTCGKIFSRSTALTRHMRTHTGEKPYSCDTCGKTFNQRPYLIVHMRSHTDEKPYCCKTCGKNFRQRNHLTRHMRTHTGERPYSCDTCGKTFNQRPHLITHMWTHTGEKPYCCKICGKQFNSSQYLTVHMRTHTGENSSSSDICGEKSLGS from the exons atgtcttcatctgagagtttgagagagttgatcatcgagcgactaactgctgctgctgaagaaatattcggactctttgaaagaactgtcgtccagtacgagcaagagatcgatcgtcagcgcagactgctggatatcacctggaaacctgAGATAAAGTTGCACAGAATAG acgtcccacagcaacatgtctgcacagaggaggaggttctcaCTGAGGACCAGCTCTGTGACCAGGAGAGGAACTCCAGTCtagaacaggaggaaccagaaactccccagattaaagaggaatatgaggaaccagaacctccacaaattaaagaggaacaggaggaactctCATGCAACATTCAGCAGGAAGAACATCTTGTGCTGAAGCAGGAGACTGATTCCTTTATGGAGACTACTACTGATGAGGAAAGTGAGCacagtgaaccagaaccaaacaatGACCAGCTCCTCTGTCACAACTCTGCTATACCTGATAGCCCAGATCAGGTAGCAGGCCAGCATGAAGACTCAGGATCAACTACAAATGCAGGGATGAATCCAAAGAAGAGatgtcacagagacacaagtcACAGTAACGATGTAGACAATTCTCCCATATCAGAGAGTCAGTGTGATACTGACACAGGTAAAAAGTCTAGAACATGTGACATTTGTGGAAAAGTCTTTCAGTATGAGTCTGTATTGAAGATGCATTACAGAACCCACACTGGCGAGAAGCCGCATTGTGGTAAAAGTTTCACACTGCATCATGGTTTGATTTTACACACCAAGACTCACACAGGCGAGAGACCGTATCTTTGTACCTCATCATCTATTAGAAACCATGTAACAATCCAGTCAGGTGATAAGCCGTTCTCTTGCAAGACGTGTGGTAAAACCTTTAGTCAATGTAGTCATTTAACTTGGCACACGAGGACTCATGCAGCTAAGAAGCCGTAttgttgtgacacatgtggcaAAATCTTTAGTCGAAGTACTGCTTTAACTaggcacatgaggactcacacaggtgagaagccatattcctgtgacacatgtggtaaaaccttcaatCAAAGACCATATTTAATTGTGCACATGAGGAGTCACACAGATGAGAAACcctattgttgcaaaacatgtggTAAAAACTTCAGGCAAAGGAATCATTTAACTaggcacatgaggactcacacaggtgagaggccATATtcttgtgacacatgtggtaaaaccttcaatCAAAGACCTCATTTAATTACCCATATgtggactcacacaggtgagaagccgtattGTTGCAAAATATGCGGgaaacaattcaattcaagtcAGTATTTGACTGTCCACATGAGgacacacacaggtgagaatTCGTCATCCTCAGACATCTGTGGGGAAAAATCTCTGGGGAGCTGA
- the LOC125010922 gene encoding zinc finger protein ZFP2-like yields MTHHDWDPVPGQRSILQRRLQDITWKPEIKLRRIATQEPGIGTPVSNRRNQNQRVTSSSLTTLLSKMNLPQQHIYKEENVFTEQQLCNKERNSSLDQEEQLPDMREEQEESEPPQIKVEWEGSEPVQIKEEPEEPELSQIKEEYEEPEPSQIKEEEEELCSSQWPEHLIVKQEIDFFMETPADEESEHSEPEPHSDQLVCHNSAVAESPDQGGSNHVDSDSTRISELKPKKRRHRDTSHSNNVDNSPISESQCDTDTGKKYITCDVCGKVFNKKSNMKRHYRIHTGEKPYCCTMCDKTFRHSSNLTVHMRIHTDEKPYLCKTCGKTFSESAALVIHRSTHTAEKLHCCNICGKNFRQSSALTRHMRTHTGEKPHCCDTCGKAFSRSCALTIHMRTHAGEKPYLCKICSKTFTQRPNLIIHMRTHTDEKPLFCDTCGKIFSQRANLIIHMRTHTNEQALFCDTCGKTFIQSTHLNKHMRTHTGEKPHCCDTCGKAFSQRCDLTIHMRTHTGEKPYLCKTCGKTFSQRQNLMVHMRTHTGEKPHFCDICGKTFNQSTHLTKHMRTHTGEKPYSCDTCGKTFIQSTHLRKHMKTHAGDESSS; encoded by the exons ATGACACATCACGACTGGGATCCAGTACCGGGGCAGAGATCGATCCTTCAGCGCAGACTGCAggatatcacctggaaacctgAGATAAAGTTACGCAGAATAG CAACTCAGGAACCAGGGATAGGAACTCCAGTCtcgaacaggaggaaccagaaccaaagagtgaccagctcctctctcaCAACTCTCCTCTCCAAGatga ACCTCCCACAGCAACATATCTACAAGGAGGAGAACGTTttcactgagcagcagctctgtaacAAGGAGAGGAACTCCAGcctggaccaggaggaacaACTGCCAGATATgagagaggaacaggaggaatcagaacctccacagattaaagtcGAATGGGAGGGTTCAGAACCTGtgcagattaaagaggaaccagaagaaccagaactttcacagattaaagaggaatatgaggaaccagaaccttcacagattaaagaggaagaagaagaactctgcAGCAGTCAGTGGCCAGAACATCTTATAGTGAAGCAGGAGATTGATTTCTTTATGGAGACTCCTGCTGACGAAGAAAGTGAGCACAGTGAACCAGAACCACACAGTGACCAGCTCGTCTGTCACAACTCTGCTGTAGCTGAGAGTCCAGATCAGGGAGGAAGCAACCATGTAGACTCAGATTCAACTAGAATTTCAgagctgaaaccaaagaagagacgtcacagagacacaagccacagcaacaatgtaGACAACTCTCCCATATCAGAGAGTCAGTGTGATACTGACACAGGTAAAAAGTACATAACATGTGACGTCTGTGGAAAAGTCTTCAACAAAAAGTCCAATATGAAAAGGCATTACAGAATCCACACTGGTGAGAAGCCATATTGTTGTACAATGTGTGATAAAACCTTCAGACATAGCAGTAATTTGACTGTGCACATGAGGATTCATACAGATGAGAAACCATACCTTTGtaaaacatgtggtaaaacctttaGTGAAAGTGCTGCTTTAGTTATCCACAGGAGCACTCACACAGCTGAGAAGCTGCATTGTTGTAACATATGTGGGAAAAACTTCAGACAAAGTAGTGCTTTAACTAGGCATATGAGAACTcatacaggtgagaagccaCATTGTTGTGACACTTGTGGTAAAGCGTTCAGTCGAAGTTGTGCCTTAACAATCCACATGAGGACGCACGCAGGTGAGAAACCATACCTTTGCAAAATATGTAGTAAAACCTTCACTCAAAGACCTAATTTAATTatccacatgaggactcacacagatGAGAAGCCGCTtttttgtgacacatgtggtaaaatcTTCAGTCAAAGAGCAAATTTAATTATCCACATGAGAACTCACACAAATGAACAGGCACTtttttgtgacacatgtggtaaaaccttcattcAAAGTactcatttaaacaaacacatgaggactcacacaggtgagaagccgcaTTGTTGTGACACGTGTGGTAAAGCCTTTAGTCAACGTTGTGATTTAACAAttcacatgaggactcacactgGTGAGAAACCGTACCTTTGCAAAACATGCGGCAAAACCTTCAGTCAAAGACAGAATTTAATGgtccacatgaggactcacacaggtgagaagccgcatttttgtgacatttgtggtaaaaccttcaatCAAAGTACTCATTTAACTaagcacatgaggactcacacaggcgAGAAGCCATATtcttgtgacacatgtggtaaaaccttcattcAAAGTACTCATTTAAGGAAGCACATGAAGACTCACGCAGGTGACGAGTCGTCATCCTGA